From the genome of Arthrobacter alpinus, one region includes:
- the efeB gene encoding iron uptake transporter deferrochelatase/peroxidase subunit, translated as MSDEQPADSLSRRRFFGGAGSVAVAGAGGLIAGTGGAAVVGGALADEQATDPATDVERLQATSATLSYPYYGAHQSGIDTPPQDHLVFTAFDLSATTATELQLVLAKWSAAMAQMTAGRPVGKVEPTREHGIPVDTGEAFDMGTQGLTLTLGYGPSLFDDRFGLAKFKPKDFADLPAMAGEALDPAYTGGDLCIQACANDPQVAYHAVRNLARMARTSVKTRWTVLGFGRASAGPHQKTPRNLMGFKDGTRNVSGEADFAEHVWAGDEAQQPWMNGGSYLVARKIHMLIETWDEDPIGDQQSIFGRTKQEGAPLSGQSEHDVPDFHAAVAGKPAIAPDSHIALVAHENNAGTKILRRGYNFTDGLDSVGRLDAGLMFISFQKNPEQFVSLQRKLGSSDRLNEYIRHVGSGVFAVPGGLPESGSYYGKEFFA; from the coding sequence ATGAGCGATGAACAGCCCGCCGATTCACTCTCCCGCCGCCGCTTCTTTGGTGGTGCCGGTTCCGTTGCCGTGGCTGGTGCAGGTGGTTTGATAGCCGGCACCGGCGGCGCCGCCGTGGTGGGTGGCGCACTGGCAGATGAGCAGGCAACGGACCCGGCAACCGACGTCGAACGTCTCCAAGCCACCAGCGCTACCTTAAGCTACCCCTACTACGGGGCACATCAAAGCGGCATAGACACACCCCCACAAGACCACTTGGTGTTCACTGCTTTTGACCTGAGCGCAACCACCGCCACCGAGCTTCAGCTGGTGTTGGCAAAGTGGTCGGCGGCTATGGCGCAGATGACGGCAGGGCGCCCCGTGGGCAAGGTGGAACCCACCCGGGAACATGGGATTCCCGTTGACACGGGTGAGGCCTTCGACATGGGCACGCAGGGCCTGACACTGACATTGGGGTATGGCCCGTCACTTTTCGATGACAGGTTTGGGCTGGCCAAGTTCAAGCCGAAGGACTTTGCCGACTTGCCGGCCATGGCCGGAGAAGCCTTGGATCCGGCCTATACGGGCGGCGATCTGTGCATCCAGGCCTGCGCGAACGATCCGCAGGTGGCCTACCACGCTGTCCGGAACCTGGCCAGAATGGCCAGGACCTCAGTCAAGACACGGTGGACAGTACTGGGCTTCGGCCGGGCGTCGGCAGGCCCCCACCAAAAGACACCCCGCAACCTGATGGGATTCAAAGACGGAACACGCAACGTCAGCGGTGAGGCAGACTTCGCGGAGCACGTGTGGGCGGGCGATGAAGCACAACAACCGTGGATGAACGGTGGCAGTTACCTGGTTGCCCGCAAAATCCACATGCTCATTGAGACCTGGGATGAGGACCCGATCGGCGATCAACAAAGCATCTTTGGGCGCACCAAGCAAGAGGGGGCACCGCTCTCGGGGCAGTCCGAGCACGACGTCCCGGACTTCCATGCCGCGGTGGCCGGCAAGCCCGCCATTGCCCCCGATTCGCACATTGCCTTGGTCGCCCACGAAAACAATGCCGGCACCAAGATCTTGCGCCGGGGCTACAACTTCACCGACGGGCTGGATTCAGTGGGCCGTCTTGATGCCGGGCTCATGTTCATCAGTTTTCAAAAAAACCCTGAACAGTTTGTGTCCCTGCAACGCAAACTCGGGTCCTCGGACAGGCTCAACGAATATATCCGCCATGTCGGTTCCGGCGTGTTTGCCGTCCCGGGCGGTCTGCCCGAATCGGGAAGCTACTACGGTAAGGAATTCTTCGCCTAG